In a genomic window of Primulina huaijiensis isolate GDHJ02 chromosome 10, ASM1229523v2, whole genome shotgun sequence:
- the LOC140985922 gene encoding uncharacterized protein: MEALIRDMRGASDETVELRNSMGLGSETRFSHRRWRIGGTGVIRAKTLACHLHCVEKIRKKVYLPRKLGRDAVFRCKLTIQSRYKEVSEKIHRYLNNDERTHFFEQSAFEPEDLSDRDVFGTTHFPGKSEIALSDLEGKINVEEHNETGIDVEKIKMASLYFCCTVFGEATRKKTMKIDPKFLRLVDDLDRFNHYPWGRVAYRDAIRCLKKDLLGRYNYLTEILAYECYPSVAQKVARRRDVEGLMLPRMFQWVTNTWSSNLAPTGADIAAAFGGSPIDDCLGFFTPTPEELVSPYYTTGIFVDSAPDAVITRVLELWRQRETVICSEHPLESPSVQHTPSAHSSPVFSGNFYGDMSRSVQHTLSANASQDVSSTRSGDLNRSSSSTSSPMRTGPRVHFGLNPSRHPSPLEHRFERRLTALEDSVASMHVKMSAEFIETMASIRNINMALDDLKSSFNLGLDELRSSLTEQIRAGFAEMRSNMLVHQNKDYSIAYSRGRKRKSSEADFGVDDNLAREIGSSSQTQHIFEPNLPVITEESSKDIQVTSDACMSGREATTSRGYYTTPCLFIFSLKLF; this comes from the exons ATGGAGGCGTTAATTAGGGACATGCGAGGAGCGAGCGATGAGACTGTGGAGTTGAGAAACTCCATGGGTCTTGGCTCAGAGACCAGATTCTCGCACCGCCGGTGGCGCATAGGCGGAACCGGCGTGATCAGAGCTAAAACCCTTGCTTGCCATTTGCATTGCGTGGAGAAAATCAGGAAAAAG GTTTATTTGCCGAGGAAACTTGGCAGAGATGCAGTATTTCGATGCAAATTGACAATTCAATCGAGATACAAAGAGGTTTCTGAGAAGATTCATCGCTATTTGAACAACGACGAGAGAACCCATTTTTTCGAGCAGTCGGCTTTTG AGCCCGAAGATTTATCAGATAGAGATGTATTTGGCACCACACACTTTCCCGGTAAGTCTGAGATTGCTTTGAGTGATTTGGAGGGAAAGATTAATGTCGAAGAGCATAATGAGACTGGTATAGATGTGGAGAAGATAAAGATGGCTAGTCTATACTTTTGTTGTACCGTATTTGGTGAGGCGACGAGGAAAAAGACGATGAAGATCGACCCTAAATTTTTGAGGCTTGTAGATGATTTGGATAGGTTCAACCATTATCCCTGGGGTAGAGTAGCCTATCGGGATGCTATCCGATGTTTGAAGAAGGACCTTTTAGGGCGATATAATTATCTCACCGAG ATCCTTGCTTATGAATGTTATCCGAGCGTGGCACAAAAGGTAGCAAGGAGAAGAGATGTGGAAGGTTTGATGTTGCCCAGGATGTTTCAGTGGGTGACTAACACATGGTCGTCAAACCTTGCCCCAACTGGCGCTGATATCGCTGCAGCCTTTGGTGGTTCTCCTATAGAT GATTGTCTTGGATTTTTTACTCCTACTCCTGAGGAGCTAGTTTCACCTTATTACACGACCGGGATTTTTGTTGATTCTGCACCTGATGCGGTCATCACTCGGGTGCTCGAGCTCTGGAGGCAACGTGAAACAGTCATATGTAGCGAGCACCCTTTGGAGTCTCCCTCAGTCCAGCACACGCCTTCTGCACATTCAAGTCCTGTTTTTTCCGGCAACTTTTATGGTGATATGAGTAGATCAGTCCAGCACACCCTTTCTGCAAATGCATCTCAGGACGTTTCCAGCACCCGTTCTGGTGATCTCAATAGATCCAGCTCTAGCACTAGTTCTCCAATGCGTACGGGTCCTAGAGTCCACTTTGGACTCAATCCTTCCCGCCACCCGTCACCGTTGGAGCATCGTTTCGAGAGGCGGTTGACTGCCTTGGAGGATTCCGTTGCGTCTATGCATGTTAAGATGTCAGCAGAATTTATTGAGACCATGGCGTCTATCCGGAATATAAATATGGCTTTAGATGACTTGAAATCGAGTTTCAATCTTGGTCTCGATGAGTTGAGATCGAGTTTGACTGAACAGATCAGAGCTGGTTTTGCTGAGATGAGGTCTAACATGCTAGTGCATCAGAACAAAGATTATAGCATAGCCTATAGCAGAGGGCGGAAGAGAAAATCATCCGAGGCCGATTTTG GTGTGGATGATAATCTGGCTAGGGAAATTGGCAGTAGTAGCCAAACACAACATATATTTGAGCCTAACCTTCCAGTCATTACAGAGGAGTCCTCAAAAG atattcaaGTGACTTCCGATGCGTGTATGTCAGGTCGCGAGGCGACCACGTCGAGAGGTTATTACACTACACCTTGTCTattcatattttcattaaagTTGTTTTAA